One segment of Chryseobacterium viscerum DNA contains the following:
- a CDS encoding M16 family metallopeptidase, whose translation MTDRKYKETVHTDKNQYEYITIAHDENKVRIYTLKNGLKVFLAQNFDAPRIQTFIPVRTGSNNDPADNTGLAHYLEHMMFKGTSHIGTQNWEKEKKLLDQISALYEEHKAEQDSEKKREIYKKIDKVSQEASQYAIANEYDKAISSLGATGTNAHTWFDETVYKNNIPNNELEKWLKIEKERFSEIVLRLFHTELESVYEEFNRAQDNDTRLVNYELMDALFPTHPNGQQTTLGKPEHLKNPSMKAIHKYFDEYYVPNNYAMVLVGDLDFEETIQLIDQYFGTLPYKELPKKTPIIEQPITKIVTKTVKSPTTPRTQLAWRTESYGTRDAMLADVVANILSNRGEAGLLDLHINQTQKMLWAQAFSVGLRQYGYFSIVAVPKESQTLEEAKNMVLEEIELIKKGDFPDWMLPAIINDFKLQRMKGLETAEGLATTLYDSYIKGRTWEEELNEMDEYAAFTKEDVVNFANDFFKENYVVVNKEKGVNDKLIRVENPGITPVKINRDAQSEFLKEILADKTEDIKPEFIDYQKEIATDQLNGKKLSFVKNKYNDIAQLHFIFPFGSDNDRDLGVSTQLLQYLGTDTLSPEDLKKEFFKIGISNDFKTTNDQLIISLSGLEENIEKGIALLQHWMHDVKPDQEIYNQFVGTVLENRQAIKKDKNRIMTALTNYTKLGDHSRFTDVISKEELENSNSEVFTDRMKKLFKYPYQVFFYGKSFENFKTYIGQYIETESLQIPEAKQYPEPATGGNVNFINYDMVQMEMSKIGKGNQVNPLHFGKINVFNEYFGRGLSSIVFQEIRESKSLAYSAYVSYAANSELNHPDYVTTYIGTQPDKLMIAVDTLNELMNELPEVPIQFENARNAALKQIASTRVTRNNIFFNTLRLKKLNIYHDFRKDIYKQIQDLKFEDIKHFYQTEVKSIDFNTAIIGKKENLNMEAVNKMGTFKEVSLKDIFGH comes from the coding sequence ATGACAGACAGAAAATATAAGGAAACGGTTCACACAGATAAAAACCAATACGAATATATTACAATAGCCCACGACGAAAATAAAGTCAGAATCTATACTTTGAAAAATGGGTTGAAAGTTTTTCTTGCTCAAAATTTTGATGCTCCGAGAATACAGACTTTCATTCCTGTAAGAACAGGAAGTAATAATGATCCTGCAGATAATACAGGGCTGGCTCATTATCTCGAGCACATGATGTTTAAAGGAACTTCTCACATCGGAACTCAGAACTGGGAAAAGGAAAAAAAGCTTCTTGACCAGATCTCGGCTTTATATGAAGAGCATAAAGCAGAGCAGGACTCTGAAAAGAAAAGAGAAATCTACAAAAAGATCGATAAAGTATCTCAGGAAGCCAGTCAATATGCTATTGCCAATGAATACGACAAAGCTATTTCTTCTCTGGGAGCTACGGGAACGAATGCCCATACCTGGTTTGATGAAACCGTATATAAAAACAATATTCCAAACAACGAGCTTGAAAAGTGGCTGAAAATAGAGAAGGAAAGATTTTCTGAGATTGTACTTCGTCTTTTCCATACGGAACTGGAATCTGTATATGAAGAGTTCAACAGAGCTCAGGACAATGACACCAGACTTGTGAACTACGAACTAATGGATGCTCTTTTTCCTACTCATCCTAATGGACAGCAAACGACATTGGGAAAACCGGAACACTTGAAGAATCCTTCCATGAAGGCTATTCATAAGTACTTCGATGAATATTATGTTCCTAATAATTATGCTATGGTACTGGTTGGGGATCTTGATTTTGAAGAAACCATTCAGTTGATCGATCAGTATTTCGGCACTTTACCTTACAAAGAGCTTCCTAAAAAGACACCGATTATTGAACAACCTATTACAAAAATTGTAACAAAAACGGTAAAAAGCCCTACTACCCCACGAACTCAGCTTGCATGGAGAACAGAAAGCTATGGAACAAGGGATGCTATGCTTGCAGATGTTGTTGCCAATATTCTTAGTAACAGAGGCGAAGCCGGATTACTGGATTTGCATATCAATCAGACTCAAAAAATGCTTTGGGCTCAGGCATTTTCTGTGGGCTTAAGACAATATGGATATTTTTCTATTGTAGCCGTTCCTAAAGAAAGCCAAACTCTAGAGGAAGCAAAGAACATGGTCCTGGAAGAAATTGAACTGATAAAGAAAGGAGACTTCCCGGATTGGATGCTGCCAGCCATCATCAATGATTTCAAACTTCAGAGAATGAAGGGGCTCGAAACTGCAGAAGGACTTGCTACTACTCTTTATGATTCTTATATAAAAGGAAGAACCTGGGAAGAGGAACTGAATGAGATGGATGAATACGCTGCTTTTACTAAAGAAGATGTGGTGAATTTTGCTAATGATTTTTTCAAAGAAAATTATGTGGTGGTCAACAAAGAAAAAGGTGTAAACGACAAATTGATCAGGGTTGAGAATCCTGGAATCACTCCTGTTAAAATAAACCGTGATGCCCAGTCTGAATTTTTAAAAGAGATTTTAGCAGATAAAACGGAGGATATTAAGCCTGAATTTATCGACTATCAGAAAGAAATTGCCACTGATCAGCTTAACGGAAAGAAATTGAGTTTCGTCAAGAATAAATATAATGATATTGCACAGCTGCATTTCATCTTTCCTTTTGGAAGTGACAATGACAGAGATTTAGGGGTTTCCACTCAATTGCTGCAATATCTGGGTACGGATACTCTTTCTCCAGAAGATTTAAAAAAAGAATTCTTCAAAATAGGAATCAGTAATGATTTTAAAACCACGAATGATCAGTTGATCATTTCTCTAAGCGGGCTGGAAGAAAATATAGAAAAAGGAATTGCTCTTCTACAGCACTGGATGCATGATGTAAAACCAGACCAGGAAATCTACAATCAGTTTGTAGGAACTGTACTGGAAAACCGACAGGCCATCAAGAAAGATAAAAACCGTATTATGACAGCCCTTACCAATTATACGAAATTAGGTGATCACTCACGTTTTACAGATGTCATTTCCAAAGAAGAACTTGAAAACAGCAATTCTGAAGTCTTCACAGACAGAATGAAAAAGCTTTTCAAATATCCATATCAGGTATTCTTCTATGGCAAAAGTTTTGAAAATTTCAAGACATATATTGGTCAGTATATAGAAACTGAAAGTCTTCAGATCCCGGAAGCTAAGCAATATCCTGAGCCTGCTACCGGAGGAAATGTAAATTTCATCAATTATGACATGGTTCAGATGGAAATGAGCAAGATAGGAAAAGGAAATCAGGTGAACCCACTTCATTTTGGAAAGATCAATGTATTTAATGAATATTTTGGGCGGGGATTATCATCCATTGTTTTCCAGGAAATCCGTGAAAGTAAGAGTCTTGCTTATTCTGCTTACGTTTCGTATGCAGCGAACTCTGAACTTAACCATCCTGATTATGTAACAACTTATATCGGAACTCAGCCTGATAAACTGATGATCGCTGTGGATACGTTGAATGAACTGATGAACGAGCTTCCTGAAGTACCTATTCAGTTTGAAAATGCCAGAAATGCGGCTCTGAAACAGATTGCTTCAACAAGAGTTACCCGGAATAATATATTTTTCAATACATTAAGATTGAAGAAACTGAATATTTATCATGACTTCAGGAAAGACATCTATAAGCAGATTCAGGATCTTAAATTTGAAGATATCAAACATTTTTATCAGACAGAAGTCAAGTCCATAGATTTTAATACAGCCATTATCGGTAAAAAAGAGAATCTTAATATGGAAGCCGTTAATAAAATGGGAACATTTAAAGAAGTAAGTCTGAAAGATATTTTCGGACATTAA